In one window of Streptomyces sp. FXJ1.172 DNA:
- a CDS encoding anti-sigma factor antagonist (This anti-anti-sigma factor, or anti-sigma factor antagonist, belongs to a family that includes characterized members SpoIIAA, RsbV, RsfA, and RsfB.): MRDERAPFHRHVRVYQHRAYTVLELRGEIDLVSATEIGPVLDRFTGRRQARVVIDLRPVEFFDCSGLRLLYRARTRVLGGGGRLLLVCTHPLTLRVMRVTGLSRLLPAHPSLDAALARSEAASGSL; the protein is encoded by the coding sequence GTGCGGGACGAACGTGCACCGTTCCACCGGCACGTACGCGTGTACCAGCACCGGGCCTACACGGTGCTGGAGCTGCGGGGCGAGATCGACCTCGTCTCGGCGACGGAGATCGGCCCGGTGCTGGACCGGTTCACCGGCAGGCGCCAGGCCCGGGTCGTGATCGATCTGCGGCCGGTGGAGTTCTTCGACTGCTCGGGGCTGCGGCTGCTGTACCGGGCGCGCACCCGGGTGCTGGGCGGCGGCGGGCGGCTGCTCCTGGTGTGCACGCATCCGCTGACCCTGCGCGTGATGAGGGTCACCGGGCTGTCCCGGCTGCTGCCCGCGCACCCGAGCCTGGACGCGGCCCTGGCCCGCTCCGAGGCCGCGTCCGGCTCACTGTAG
- a CDS encoding lectin translates to MASPRLLRRCLFAALSAVLVGSAAVGPARAQTAAPAAATTTFSDTFDGPAGSPVDSSKWTTETGDNVNNHEREYYTSGTDNAALDGQGHLVITARKENPAGYQCWYGTCQYTSARLNTAGKFNARYGHVEARMKIPRGQGMWPAFWMLGTPVNWPDSGEIDVMENVGFEPSTVHGTIHGPGYSGSGGIGAAYTLPGGQAFADAFHTFAVDWAPDSITWSVDGTVYERRTPADLGGKTWVFNNKPFFLILNLAVGGYWPGDPDGTTQFPQQLVVDSVSVTTSDSAAGLPIRGLAGKCVDVAGANSANGTPVQLYDCNGTAAQNWTVGSDGTIRALGKCLDVTGNGTADGSTVQLWDCTGGPNQKWTVTGAHDIVNPQADKCLDVTGNNAADGTRLQIWTCTGGANQKWTVG, encoded by the coding sequence ATGGCCTCCCCGCGCCTGCTGCGCAGATGCCTCTTCGCCGCCCTGTCCGCCGTCCTGGTCGGCTCCGCCGCCGTCGGCCCGGCACGGGCCCAGACCGCCGCTCCGGCGGCCGCCACCACCACCTTCTCCGACACCTTCGACGGGCCGGCCGGGTCCCCGGTCGACTCCTCGAAGTGGACGACGGAGACCGGCGACAACGTCAACAACCACGAGCGGGAGTACTACACCTCCGGGACGGACAACGCGGCCCTGGACGGCCAGGGCCACCTGGTGATCACGGCCCGCAAGGAGAACCCGGCTGGCTACCAGTGCTGGTACGGCACCTGCCAGTACACCTCCGCCCGGCTGAACACGGCCGGCAAGTTCAACGCCCGGTACGGGCACGTCGAGGCGCGGATGAAGATCCCGCGCGGGCAGGGCATGTGGCCGGCGTTCTGGATGCTCGGCACACCGGTCAACTGGCCGGACTCGGGCGAGATCGACGTGATGGAGAACGTCGGGTTCGAGCCCTCGACCGTGCACGGCACCATCCACGGCCCCGGCTACTCCGGCTCCGGCGGCATAGGTGCCGCCTACACCCTGCCGGGCGGCCAGGCCTTCGCGGACGCCTTCCACACCTTCGCCGTCGACTGGGCGCCCGACTCCATCACCTGGTCGGTGGACGGCACCGTCTACGAGCGCCGCACGCCCGCCGACCTGGGCGGGAAGACCTGGGTGTTCAACAACAAGCCCTTCTTCCTGATCCTGAACCTGGCGGTGGGCGGCTACTGGCCCGGCGACCCCGACGGCACCACCCAGTTCCCGCAGCAACTGGTGGTGGACTCGGTGTCGGTGACGACGAGTGACAGCGCGGCCGGGCTCCCGATCCGGGGCCTGGCCGGCAAGTGCGTGGACGTGGCGGGCGCGAACTCCGCGAACGGCACCCCGGTCCAGCTCTACGACTGCAACGGCACGGCGGCGCAGAACTGGACGGTCGGCTCCGACGGCACGATCCGGGCGCTCGGCAAGTGCCTCGACGTCACGGGCAACGGCACGGCGGACGGCTCGACCGTCCAGCTGTGGGACTGCACCGGCGGCCCGAACCAGAAGTGGACCGTCACCGGGGCGCACGACATCGTCAACCCACAGGCGGACAAATGCCTGGACGTGACCGGGAACAACGCGGCCGACGGCACCCGGCTGCAGATCTGGACGTGCACGGGCGGCGCGAACCAGAAGTGGACGGTCGGCTGA
- a CDS encoding ArnT family glycosyltransferase, which yields MATKVLDATAPTGAVRRPPWRSPQGEPEYARPALLLLVVLAAVLYVWGIERSEYHTFYASAVRSMTESWKAFFYGSFDPGNSITLDKLPGFLWPQALSARLFGFHPWSLSLPQALEGVASLLVLHRVVRRWAGVHAALIAGAAFLVTPVAVGLFRTSVEDPAFTLCLLLAAEATQRAAVAGRLRPLVMAGVWVGVGFQAKMLEAWVVLPALALVYLISAPLALRRRLVHLGVSALVMTAVSVSWMLAVTLTPAKDRPYVDGTTNNSVFSMVVGYNFLTRFSSLGISAASTGSISATQGGGGGHGAAGAGQGTGRGFGGAAGPAAGTGTGGLGSRGAGAFGGAGAYGRGRAFGAGGGQGAGPVRGTRGSTAAGAPAARSQAVGGFGDDQNGWSKMFGASLASQTGWFYPIAALAAVCGLLWCRGRPRTDRLRAGYVLWTTWLALYFLVFSAGSVAGHTYYMGVVAVPLAALTGAGTVLMWRAYRTGGPRAWALPGAVAATAAWAAYLAGQFPAFRPGLVPAVAVLGLAAVVLLVLARPGRPRAGGRLALAGLAASLAALLVAPSAWAVQVFAPSYRTNTMGAVGPAGANRGQGAARSGSGRFGRTAWAGGAMPGRMGQGGLRGMERGGAGGFGGAAPGGALTAAQRRLLDYTRAHQGSAAYVFATSSWSTAAPYILATGADVLPIGGFSGRVPYPTEARFRQLVDAGTVRYVLLGGGRGMGAMAQGTGPAAARTAQTGTDRTATGQTAAAQITAWVQAACTPVPASAYGGTDSAVVPSLPGRAGNTAAAQVLYRCGPGQ from the coding sequence ATGGCCACGAAAGTCCTCGACGCAACCGCCCCCACCGGTGCCGTCCGCCGCCCCCCGTGGAGATCACCACAGGGCGAGCCCGAATACGCCCGACCTGCGCTGCTGCTCCTCGTCGTGCTCGCCGCCGTGCTCTATGTCTGGGGCATCGAGCGCAGCGAGTACCACACGTTCTACGCGAGTGCCGTCCGCAGCATGACGGAGAGCTGGAAGGCCTTCTTCTACGGCTCTTTCGATCCCGGGAATTCCATCACGCTCGATAAATTGCCGGGATTCCTGTGGCCGCAGGCGCTTTCTGCGCGGCTCTTCGGGTTCCATCCGTGGTCGCTGTCCCTGCCCCAGGCCCTCGAAGGCGTGGCCAGCCTGCTGGTGCTGCACCGTGTGGTGCGCCGCTGGGCCGGGGTGCACGCGGCGCTGATCGCCGGTGCGGCGTTCCTGGTGACCCCCGTCGCGGTCGGGCTGTTCCGTACCTCGGTCGAGGACCCCGCGTTCACGCTGTGCCTGCTGCTGGCGGCCGAGGCCACCCAGCGCGCCGCCGTGGCCGGCCGGCTGCGCCCGCTCGTCATGGCCGGTGTCTGGGTCGGCGTCGGCTTCCAGGCCAAGATGCTGGAGGCCTGGGTCGTCCTGCCCGCGCTCGCCCTGGTCTATCTGATCTCGGCGCCGCTCGCGCTGCGCCGGCGGCTGGTGCATCTCGGGGTGTCCGCCCTGGTGATGACCGCGGTGTCGGTGTCGTGGATGCTCGCCGTCACCCTCACCCCGGCCAAGGACCGCCCCTATGTGGACGGCACCACCAACAACTCGGTGTTCAGCATGGTGGTCGGCTACAACTTCCTGACCCGTTTCTCCTCGCTCGGTATCAGCGCGGCCTCCACCGGCAGCATCAGCGCGACCCAGGGCGGCGGAGGCGGCCACGGCGCTGCCGGTGCCGGTCAGGGAACCGGCCGTGGGTTCGGCGGAGCCGCCGGCCCGGCGGCGGGCACGGGCACCGGGGGCCTCGGCTCCCGTGGCGCGGGCGCGTTCGGCGGTGCCGGTGCGTACGGCCGTGGCCGGGCCTTCGGTGCGGGCGGTGGGCAGGGAGCCGGGCCGGTGCGGGGCACCCGCGGCTCGACGGCCGCCGGGGCACCGGCCGCCCGCTCCCAGGCCGTCGGCGGCTTCGGCGACGACCAGAACGGCTGGTCGAAGATGTTCGGTGCGTCGCTCGCCTCCCAGACCGGCTGGTTCTACCCGATCGCCGCCCTGGCCGCGGTGTGCGGACTGCTGTGGTGCCGGGGACGGCCGCGCACCGACCGGCTGCGCGCCGGGTACGTCCTGTGGACCACCTGGCTCGCCCTCTACTTCCTGGTCTTCAGCGCGGGCAGCGTCGCCGGGCACACGTACTACATGGGTGTGGTCGCGGTGCCGCTGGCCGCGCTCACCGGCGCCGGGACCGTGCTGATGTGGCGCGCCTACCGGACCGGCGGGCCCCGCGCCTGGGCGCTGCCGGGCGCCGTGGCGGCGACGGCGGCCTGGGCGGCGTACCTCGCCGGCCAGTTCCCGGCGTTCCGGCCGGGCCTGGTGCCCGCCGTGGCCGTGCTCGGCCTGGCCGCCGTCGTGCTGCTGGTCCTGGCCCGGCCGGGCCGGCCGCGGGCCGGCGGACGGCTCGCGCTCGCCGGTCTCGCCGCCTCCCTGGCAGCCCTGCTCGTCGCCCCGAGCGCGTGGGCGGTGCAGGTCTTCGCTCCCTCGTACCGCACCAACACCATGGGCGCGGTCGGCCCGGCCGGCGCGAACCGCGGCCAGGGCGCGGCACGTTCGGGCTCCGGACGGTTCGGGCGCACGGCCTGGGCCGGCGGTGCGATGCCCGGGCGGATGGGCCAGGGCGGCCTGCGCGGCATGGAACGGGGCGGGGCCGGCGGCTTCGGTGGCGCCGCCCCGGGCGGCGCGCTGACCGCGGCCCAGCGCCGGCTGCTCGACTACACCCGTGCGCACCAGGGCTCCGCCGCCTATGTGTTCGCCACGAGCAGCTGGAGCACGGCGGCGCCGTACATCCTCGCGACCGGCGCCGATGTCCTGCCGATCGGCGGCTTCAGCGGCCGGGTGCCGTACCCGACCGAGGCCCGGTTCCGGCAGCTGGTCGACGCCGGCACGGTTCGGTACGTGCTGCTGGGCGGCGGCCGGGGCATGGGCGCCATGGCCCAGGGCACCGGGCCGGCGGCCGCGCGCACCGCGCAGACGGGCACGGACCGGACGGCCACCGGCCAGACCGCCGCCGCACAGATCACCGCCTGGGTGCAGGCCGCCTGCACCCCGGTCCCGGCCTCGGCCTACGGCGGCACGGACTCCGCCGTGGTGCCGTCCCTGCCGGGCCGGGCCGGGAACACGGCCGCCGCGCAAGTGCTCTACCGGTGCGGGCCGGGCCAGTAG
- a CDS encoding ribose-phosphate diphosphokinase, with product MRDIAVFSGSAHPELAQEVCAHLGVPLRPTRVSRFANDCLEVQLQANCRERDVFLIQPLVRPVQEHLVELLLMCDAARGASAARITVVMPHYSYARSDKKDAPRISLGGRLVADLLVAAGARRVLAMTLHAPQVHGFFSVPVDHLHALRELAAHFGQYDLTRTTVVSPDLGNAKQAAAFARLIGAQVAAGAKQRYADDRVSISSVIGDVTGRDVIVLDDEIAKGSTVIELLDKLRELEPRSIRVACTHGVFAGGAVKRLSEQPDVLEIVCTNTVPVAAAEHTGKLRVLSIAPALAEAVRRIHNGESVSALFEHS from the coding sequence GTGCGAGACATCGCCGTCTTCAGCGGCAGTGCCCATCCCGAACTGGCCCAGGAGGTCTGCGCCCACCTCGGGGTGCCGCTCAGACCGACACGGGTCAGCCGGTTCGCCAACGACTGCCTGGAGGTGCAGCTTCAGGCCAACTGCCGGGAGCGGGACGTCTTCCTCATCCAGCCGCTGGTCCGGCCGGTGCAGGAGCACCTGGTGGAGCTGCTGCTGATGTGCGACGCCGCCCGGGGCGCCTCCGCGGCCCGGATCACGGTGGTCATGCCGCACTACTCCTACGCCCGCTCGGACAAGAAGGACGCGCCGCGCATCTCGCTGGGCGGGCGCCTGGTCGCCGACCTGCTGGTGGCGGCCGGCGCCCGCCGGGTCCTCGCCATGACCCTGCACGCCCCCCAGGTGCACGGCTTCTTCTCGGTGCCGGTGGACCACCTGCACGCGCTGCGCGAACTGGCCGCGCACTTCGGGCAGTACGACCTGACACGCACGACGGTCGTCTCGCCGGACCTCGGCAACGCCAAGCAGGCCGCCGCCTTCGCCCGGCTGATCGGGGCGCAGGTGGCGGCCGGCGCCAAACAGCGGTACGCGGACGACCGGGTGAGCATCAGCTCCGTCATCGGAGATGTCACCGGCCGCGATGTCATCGTGCTGGACGACGAGATCGCCAAGGGCAGCACCGTCATCGAACTCCTCGATAAACTCCGGGAGTTGGAGCCACGCTCGATCCGGGTGGCGTGCACCCACGGGGTGTTCGCGGGCGGCGCCGTCAAGCGGCTCAGCGAGCAGCCGGACGTGCTGGAGATCGTCTGCACCAACACGGTGCCGGTCGCCGCCGCCGAACACACCGGCAAACTCCGGGTGTTGTCCATCGCCCCCGCCCTGGCCGAGGCGGTCCGGCGCATCCACAACGGTGAGTCGGTGAGCGCCCTGTTCGAGCACTCGTAG
- a CDS encoding alpha/beta fold hydrolase, which yields MPYYESPVDGTRLHYTDHGPATGPVVVFVASAYVGHEMWEYQALPLAEAGFRCVALDRRGHGRSDDVWSGFDLDTLAGDLNGLLDHLDLRGVTLVGHSVGTAEVIRCVTRHGTARVDRVALVAGVSPGVVRSAEFPEGIDPADIRADEELFRRDRAAYYTRLADDFFAVQFPENEVSPAYVRYLVDLCLSAGPRAATGIRAVVAELDVAGELPGLELPVLVVHGTHDTSAPLALTGERAARLVPDGTLKVYEHAGHGLFATHAARLTADLREFVGAGAARSAEPARAGAR from the coding sequence ATGCCGTACTACGAGAGCCCCGTCGACGGTACCCGACTGCACTACACCGACCACGGCCCCGCGACCGGCCCCGTCGTCGTCTTCGTCGCCAGCGCCTACGTCGGCCACGAGATGTGGGAGTACCAGGCCCTGCCGCTCGCGGAGGCCGGATTCCGCTGCGTGGCGCTGGACCGGCGGGGCCACGGGCGCTCCGACGACGTCTGGTCCGGCTTCGACCTCGACACCCTCGCCGGCGATCTGAACGGCCTGCTCGACCACCTCGACCTGCGCGGGGTCACCCTCGTCGGGCACTCCGTCGGCACCGCCGAGGTGATCCGCTGTGTGACCCGGCACGGCACCGCACGCGTGGACCGCGTCGCCCTGGTCGCCGGGGTCAGTCCCGGAGTCGTCCGCTCGGCGGAGTTCCCCGAGGGCATCGACCCCGCGGACATCCGTGCCGACGAGGAGCTGTTCCGGCGCGACCGGGCCGCCTACTACACCCGGCTCGCGGACGACTTCTTCGCCGTCCAGTTCCCCGAGAACGAGGTCTCCCCGGCCTACGTCCGCTACCTGGTCGACCTCTGCCTGTCCGCCGGGCCCCGCGCCGCGACCGGGATCCGGGCCGTCGTCGCCGAGCTGGACGTCGCGGGCGAACTGCCCGGGCTGGAACTCCCGGTGCTGGTCGTGCACGGCACGCACGACACCTCCGCGCCCCTGGCCCTCACCGGTGAGCGGGCGGCCCGGCTGGTGCCGGACGGCACCCTGAAGGTGTACGAGCACGCCGGCCACGGCCTGTTCGCCACGCACGCGGCCCGGCTCACGGCGGACCTCCGGGAGTTCGTCGGGGCCGGGGCCGCCCGGAGTGCCGAGCCGGCCCGGGCGGGCGCGCGGTAG
- a CDS encoding ROK family transcriptional regulator produces the protein MAERNGRTVRDLRRGNRTAVLQKLYFDGPLSRFELGPATGLSSGSVSNVVADLIADGLVEEAGSVDSDGGRPRTLLRVAPHSGQMIGVDVGETRVRVELFDLALTELARTERPLTPQGYDVEVITGHVRDGIAEVLGAEQAAPERLLGVGVGVPGIVEHTVDRGAVVHGQTIGWDAVPLERLLRSASQLPDEIPYFIDNGAKTLGQAEMWFGAGRGARNAVVVLFGSGVGACLVTPEVEHGRAVEWGHLTVRVRGRRCRCGAPGCLEAYAGAESLLARWREEGGRPPEGTDEETRLTAMLAAAYPPEGTAPDPVALAVLEETAEYLGAGLSDLINLFQPERIIVGGWAGLQLGTRFLPSVRRHATTYALRHPADRVSIDLGRLGPDAVTVGAAILPLADFFASGGRRPEPVAEDRLPAWRAALRERTPR, from the coding sequence ATGGCGGAGCGGAACGGGCGCACGGTACGTGACCTCAGGCGGGGCAACCGCACGGCCGTGCTGCAGAAGCTGTACTTCGACGGCCCCCTCAGCCGGTTCGAGCTGGGCCCGGCAACCGGCCTCAGCTCCGGCTCGGTCAGCAACGTGGTCGCCGACCTGATCGCCGACGGCCTGGTCGAGGAGGCCGGCAGCGTCGACTCCGACGGCGGCCGGCCGCGCACCCTGCTGCGCGTCGCGCCGCACAGCGGGCAGATGATCGGCGTCGACGTCGGCGAGACCCGCGTCCGCGTCGAGCTGTTCGACCTGGCGCTGACCGAACTGGCCCGCACCGAACGCCCGTTGACTCCGCAGGGCTACGACGTCGAGGTGATCACCGGCCATGTCCGCGACGGCATCGCCGAGGTACTCGGCGCCGAACAGGCCGCGCCCGAGCGGCTGCTCGGTGTCGGTGTCGGCGTCCCCGGGATCGTCGAGCACACTGTGGACCGGGGCGCCGTCGTCCACGGGCAGACCATCGGCTGGGACGCGGTCCCGCTGGAGCGGCTGCTCCGCTCGGCCTCCCAGCTCCCGGACGAGATCCCGTACTTCATCGACAACGGCGCCAAGACCCTGGGCCAGGCGGAGATGTGGTTCGGCGCCGGACGCGGTGCCCGTAACGCGGTGGTCGTGCTCTTCGGCTCCGGCGTCGGCGCCTGCCTCGTCACCCCCGAGGTGGAGCATGGCCGGGCCGTCGAATGGGGGCATCTGACCGTGCGGGTCCGCGGGCGTCGCTGCCGGTGCGGTGCGCCGGGCTGCCTGGAGGCCTACGCGGGCGCCGAGTCGCTGCTCGCCCGCTGGCGCGAGGAGGGCGGCCGGCCGCCCGAGGGCACCGACGAGGAGACCCGGCTCACCGCGATGCTCGCCGCCGCCTACCCGCCCGAGGGCACCGCGCCCGACCCGGTGGCCCTCGCCGTCCTGGAGGAGACCGCCGAGTATCTCGGCGCGGGCCTGTCCGACCTGATCAACCTCTTCCAGCCCGAGCGGATCATCGTCGGCGGCTGGGCCGGGCTCCAGCTCGGCACCCGTTTCCTGCCCTCCGTACGCCGCCACGCGACCACGTACGCGCTGCGCCACCCGGCCGACCGGGTGAGCATCGACCTCGGCCGGCTCGGCCCCGACGCCGTCACCGTCGGCGCCGCGATCCTGCCGCTGGCCGACTTCTTCGCCAGCGGCGGCCGGCGTCCCGAACCGGTCGCCGAGGACCGCCTGCCGGCCTGGCGCGCCGCCCTGCGCGAACGCACCCCCCGCTGA
- a CDS encoding PHP domain-containing protein: MDPLAALDRIAFLLERQLAPTYRVKAFRTAARTLAALPEGEVAERAAAGTLEALKGVGPKTAQVVRQALAGEVPGYLRALEEEGGPAAPGGAGAGLRALIRGDCHTHSDWSDGGSPIEEMGRAAAALGHEWTALTDHSPRLTVARGLSPQRLREQLDVVAGLNARWAPFRLLTGIECDILEDGSLDQEPELLRRLDVVVVSVHSKLRMDARSMTRRMVAAVRDPHADVLGHCTGRLVTGRGRPESQFDADAVFAACAESGTAVEINSRPERLDPPRRLLRKAVAAGVLFSVDTDAHAPGQLDWQILGCARAEECGVPPERVVTTWSAEELLAWTRGDRHPA; the protein is encoded by the coding sequence ATGGACCCCCTCGCCGCCCTCGACCGGATCGCCTTCCTGCTGGAGCGGCAGCTCGCGCCCACCTACCGGGTGAAGGCCTTCCGCACCGCCGCCCGGACGCTCGCGGCCCTGCCCGAGGGCGAGGTCGCCGAGCGTGCGGCGGCGGGGACGCTGGAGGCGCTCAAGGGGGTCGGGCCGAAGACCGCGCAGGTGGTGCGTCAGGCGCTGGCCGGGGAGGTGCCCGGGTATCTGCGCGCACTGGAGGAGGAGGGCGGTCCCGCGGCCCCCGGGGGTGCCGGCGCCGGGCTGCGGGCGCTGATCCGGGGGGACTGCCACACGCACTCGGACTGGTCCGACGGGGGCAGCCCGATCGAGGAGATGGGCCGGGCGGCGGCCGCGCTCGGGCACGAGTGGACGGCCCTCACCGATCACTCCCCGCGGCTGACCGTGGCCCGCGGGCTGTCGCCGCAGCGGCTGCGCGAGCAGCTGGACGTGGTGGCCGGACTCAATGCGCGCTGGGCGCCGTTCCGGCTGCTCACCGGCATCGAGTGCGACATCCTCGAGGACGGCTCGCTGGACCAGGAGCCGGAGCTGCTGCGGCGGCTGGACGTGGTCGTGGTGTCCGTGCACTCCAAGCTGCGGATGGACGCCCGCTCCATGACCCGGCGGATGGTGGCCGCGGTCCGCGATCCGCACGCGGATGTGCTCGGGCACTGCACCGGGCGCCTGGTCACGGGGCGGGGGCGGCCGGAGTCGCAGTTCGACGCCGACGCGGTGTTCGCCGCCTGCGCCGAGTCCGGTACGGCGGTGGAGATCAACAGCCGGCCGGAACGGCTGGATCCGCCCCGGCGGCTGCTGCGCAAGGCCGTGGCCGCCGGGGTGCTCTTCTCGGTCGACACCGACGCGCACGCCCCCGGCCAGCTGGACTGGCAGATCCTCGGCTGCGCACGGGCCGAGGAGTGCGGGGTGCCCCCCGAACGGGTGGTGACGACCTGGTCCGCCGAGGAACTGCTGGCCTGGACCCGGGGCGATCGTCACCCTGCGTGA